From a single Pseudophryne corroboree isolate aPseCor3 chromosome 6, aPseCor3.hap2, whole genome shotgun sequence genomic region:
- the LOC134932224 gene encoding immunoglobulin superfamily containing leucine-rich repeat protein 2-like, translated as MGLSLQFFSIVGFLCLVPSTSCPTACRCTSTARLSADCSYRKLMHVPEDLPVSLNQLTLAVNQITDLNCSSFANSPGLTSLWLAYNQITTIHPGTFQNLTQLINLDLSHNQIVDFPWSDLATLEKLQLLNLNNNQLLTLPPGALNNCRSLRSLQLSSNRLYSLPEGLFHTLISLSHLQLHSNSFHCSCSLAWLMEWLQKAEITIDRKGDIVCLSPNEFKGVSLEKVPDLQCRKPLEIVGDDPVLVDTLLLCKEVGFPYVMILKDSREHNSYNEIEVAIRKLVNGSFTVTPVKKDMAYLCRVYNHTSQTTGDISVSISQTIPGWPMEPREKLLLFLVSGKVRSEANAASCVMAVPRLWWQALLVLMWQRIP; from the coding sequence ATGGGCCTCTCCCTACAGTTCTTTAGCATTGTGGGGTTTTTGTGTCTGGTACCAAGCACATCTTGTCCGACTGCTTGTCGTTGCACTAGTACAGCCCGTCTTTCTGCAGACTGCTCTTACCGCAAACTAATGCATGTACCAGAAGATCTTCCGGTCAGTCTTAATCAGCTTACCCTTGCTGTCAACCAGATAACTGACCTCAATTGCAGCTCCTTTGCCAACAGCCCGGGACTGACATCACTGTGGCTGGCATATAACCAGATAACTACCATACACCCCGGCACATTTCAGAACCTTACACAACTGATAAATCTGGACCTAAGTCATAACCAAATCGTGGACTTCCCATGGAGTGATTTAGCTACACTTGAAAAACTCCAGCTCCTAAACCTCAACAACAACCAGCTGCTTACTCTTCCACCTGGAGCACTGAATAACTGTAGAAGTTTACGATCCCTGCAGCTTAGCAGCAATCGGTTATATTCCCTGCCTGAAGGACTTTTTCATACACTGATCTCTTTGTCACACCTTCAGCTCCATAGTAACTCCTTCCACTGCTCTTGCTCATTGGCATGGTTAATGGAATGGCTTCAAAAGGCTGAGATTACCATTGATCGAAAAGGTGATATTGTCTGTTTATCGCCCAATGAGTTCAAGGGTGTCTCATTGGAAAAGGTTCCTGATTTACAATGCAGGAAACCTCTGGAGATAGTAGGCGATGATCCTGTATTGGTTGATACGTTGTTGCTTTGCAAAGAAGTAGGATTCCCTTATGTCATGATTCTTAAAGACAGCAGGGAGCACAATAGCTACAATGAGATTGAGGTTGCTATTAGAAAACTTGTCAATGGAAGCTTCACAGTAACTCCCGTTAAGAAAGATATGGCCTACCTTTGTCGAGTGTACAATCACACATCACAAACTACTGGAGACATTTCTGTATCCATTTCCCAGACAATTCCAGGCTGGCCAATGGAGCCAAGAGAAAAGCTACTACTGTTTCTTGTGTCTGGGAAAGTGAGATCTGAGGCTAATGCAGCTTCATGTGTTATGGCTGTACCTAGGCTATGGTGGCAGGCTTTGCTTGTGTTGATGTGGCAGAGAATTCCATGA